The DNA segment CGTCACCTCTTGGTGCACCACTAACAACGGCTTCTTCTTCTATTCCCTACCACGCTGTACTTGAATATAATATTGTCATAAGTGGTAGTACCCTTATTTAATATGCAGTCCCCAAATTtataatatacattatctctgcaaaaaaatgctgaaaaattcaattcaattacattaaattacttttaatataaagtatgcagaagcaaaaataaaagtaaaacactatcatcaaaacattatgaaaatatttcctgATTATTTTCAGTGGATCATTTAATCAGCAGTGACTATCGCCTTATAAAGGCCTGAGGTACATAAAGAAGCAATCTTCTCTCTCCAGGTGAGAGACCCGAGCCAGGAAGCCTGCGGTCGTCTCACTTTCCTTAAAGAGTGTAAGACCATAAAAGGCCTTCCACAAACCGCCGTGTGCAACCTGAACATCACACTTCCAGCAGTGAAAAAGGTAAGGTAGCGTTGAACTCACCATTCTCTGTTGTCACCTCCATAACCATTGTCATGGTTAGGGTAGTTTCGGCCCCAATAACAGTGatagaagaaagacagagaaagacttTGGCCAAACTGCCGCCACTGtgtcttttatctgtttaaaGCTTTTCTCTATGTATATCGGTTATCTATGCAGTGGATTCTTTGTTCATTGGCTGTTTCATTATGTTCCTACCTATCTTTTGATTTGGATGACATGCTTTTGGCTGAGGGCTTTTGTGCTGAAGGCTTTTTTTGATTATCAGGCTGGCTTTTCGTGGCTTCAGTttgctgtttttgctgctgAGTGTTGGCGCtttatacttttttctttctttttttttggttattgtttgtttggtctgtgttttgtttttttttgtttttttcatttgctgagTTTGCTAAAGTGGCTTCTCTTCTCAGTTGGAGCTTCTGTCACTCACTCCTTTTTCACACCCTGATGTTTCTTTTCCCCCTGCTTTCCATGTTATGTTACTCCCCCCTCCGTTTCTGCAATGCATCTTGGGAACCAGGAAATGGAGTCAGATGCCGAGGATGAGGTAAACCACACCCTCCCCACCATGTGCTCTGCGCTAGATCTATAGTGGCCCTGCTCTGCTCATCATAGCCTTCTTTCCGCTTCTACAAGGGCAATAAAAGCTTTCCTTGTTCAAAGCAACCTTTAGCTGCTCAGTTTTGCATGACATGACATTGTAGATATGAAAACATATCTGTTTTATCCTTATCCTTTGCGCTCTACAGTATGTGATATAAGTGGCTTTGGAGTTTAGATATACTTACATTGTTCTTTAGTCAAgatttaactttattaacattaGCTTAAATTGATTATAAGTACTTATAAGGTAGAGTTTGTAGCCTTATCATGACTAACTCAAGCTAATGTGCTTAGCTTGGCAACACCTATTGTAAGCACTTAACTAAAGATTGCAGTGCAGTGATACTCCTTAAAGAAGAATTTGCTGCCATTTTATACAACTGTTTAAAATGGGCTTTGTTCTTATGTTAATACCAACTAATGCGGACTATTGGGTTTGCTTTAATTTGACATTATAAGGTCCAAATGTTGCTCATTTGGCAGCACTATACACTGTAGGGTGACCTAGAACTGATAggattttgtgttgtttactATTGTTGCAGACTGAAAAGCCAGAGCGACGTCATACCTTTGCATCCCTAGCCTTACGTAAGCGCTACAGCTATCTGGCCGAGCCTGCACTGAgtgagtttgacattttcactaACAAAACCCTTTGATGAATAATAACAATGCAAATTTTCGTGGATAAGTTAGTTTACAGCATTAACAGTTTTAATTAACCTGTAAGATGCGTTATCAATATGTAGATAGATGTGACTTACTTACTGTAATAAATGCATATTTCTCATCCTACATAACTTGCACTGTCCACATGCTTGATAACAACATGGTACATATTTTTGCATGGGTCAATGAGTGGTTTTTAAGTTTTCGTGCTGTGCTTGCTCACGTTGTGAGTTGTACTTTTTCTGGGTTTGTTTCCACTGCTGAGTTGTAGATGTCAAAATGCAGCAACATCAAAAATTTTTCTATGACTTCCCAACACAATGTGAATTGGCATTTTGGAAGGAGGTCAAAgtaaaattttatttgtttttcatttgtccCTTCTGAGTTTAAAGCTGTTTTTGGCTTTGTGATGATGTAGCAGCTTTTTTTGTGGGACAAAAATGCATGGTAGGAGGTCTTGAGTTTGAGCTCTTTCAGGtgtgtcttttcagttttttctcactctctgcttGTCACCACTTCTTGTCGACCTTGCATGACAAAATGGGAAAcacattttgtcatattttgttCGTTATGTAATAAACGGAAAATGGAAACTTCTGCAGCCCATGGCTCTATTGTATCATAGTGTCTTTGGGGAATCTGTCATTATGTAATTTTTGGACCAAACAGATAAAAGGCACTTTAAAAAGCGGATTGAAATTAGAGCCAGAATCCATACAATGTTTTAGAACATCTAAAGTCCAAAGAGAGAAGTTGTTTTGTGTTACTCCTGGAGCATTTGTCTCGccatttttctgttgtcagtTATTAGTCTACGCCATTGTCTCTGAAATTTTACTTTGCTGCTGAATGTGCTTCATTCAGTTTATTCATtacattgttgttgctgttgttgttctttgtGTCATCTTCCAGTCTTGAATCACACGGAAACACAATTGTTTCTTTTCATCCATCTTCAGACAATATTCAAATATCTTATCTCAGCACTTCgtaaaactgctgttttcctTCTTTGATACCAGGACTGCGTCACTGACcaactcttcctcctctgatctcttttctttcacatttttttttcttcctttcccttCCCCAACATAATTTTCTGTTACCTTTACTACTCCACATTCTTTGGATTATTTTTCCCATTCCTTCTTCACCATTATTTCTACAAATTCATCTGAAGAAACAGCAGTTGAGCGAAGCACAGCAGCAAGAACACTGCCTGCTGGTTACCCTCACAAACCTGTCTTTCCAACCAGACCTTACCCACCATGGTCGACTGCTCCTATTACCGTCCCTGGCCAAACAAGGCCAGGAGTGGGGGGTTCCGTCGCCTCTACCGATTCACCGGCAGGCTCACCAGCTGCTTCTCCATTGAAATCTACCTGGCCCCTCTCCTCCCCGTCACCTGCATGCCCTGCAACTATCAAAGCCACCCTTGGAGCTCCACCACCAGTACCTACCCTGTCATCCCCAGTTAAATCAATTAGCGACATAGTGTCCTCATCCCCCATCAGGTCTTACAGGACTATGCCTTCACCCATTAAAACCGTTGTCCAGCAGGGTCAATACCCTGTCCAGGCATCTGCCAGCCTTGTGTCCTCTGGAAGCCCATGTAAACCTGCCACAGATCCAGCATCCATCAAGAACCTTGCTTCGGCATACACATCAAGGACTTCCCCACTTCACTCAATATCCAATGGTCCTGTGCCAGAGAGGTCATCAGCTCCTATTACTGCTCCTGCATCGCCAAAGACACCTTACAACATGTACAATGCTAATCTGCCTTTTAAAACTGCCCTTGGGTCCACAGTTGTGACAGATGCAGTGGCACCTAACCTTCCTTCTGGTAAAAGCATATCCAGCCTGTCCTCTTTGAAAACCTCTGTAGATTCAACACTCTCATCCCGAGGAGGGAGAACATCCCTTTCGTCTCTCTCTTCAACTGGGCAGACAACCATTGCTTCCTCAGAACTGTCCATGATGAACGGATCAGTATCACCTGTCAAATATCCATCCTCTTCGTCCACGCCATCCTCCCCTTCTTCTCGTCTTATCTCTGAGAGGAGTAGCAGCCTTCAGGAGAGGATTCAGGCTACCACCCAAGCAGCAACATCTGGTGTTAGTGCAGCCATAAATGAAGCTATAGACTCATACTCAGTCTCAGGCTACGGCACTCTTAAAACACAGTCCTCCTCACGTAGATCTGCAACAGCAAGCTCTGCTTACGGTTCCATGAGATCTGTAGTTGCTTCCCCCAGTTCAGCAGTTTCATCTAATACGGTGACTGTACCTGTGTACTCATTAGTAAACGTCATCCCAGAGACCCCTGTCAAACCAGGGCCAGGGTCTCTCAAAATGGCATTGCCTGATTCCCCTCGTCCCTCATCCTCgtcatcttcctctctgtcttcctgtgttaccacatcaaaaataaattccCAATTGAAATCCCCCCCGTTCATCACACCACCTATTATCCACCCAACAGCAGCCTCCAACCAGGAAATACTAAAAGATGTAGCAGACATGAAAGAGGATCTGATCAGAATGTCAGCAAtcctacagacagacacacagacagcagccaaAACTGTCCAAACATCAAATACTGGCACTCCCAAAGAGACCAAGTTAGAGGATGAAGAGCCATTTACTCTAGttgagaaagtgaaagaagatTTAGTGAAAGTCAGTGAAATATTACAGAAAGATATCATGAGTGAAGGTAAGGCCATTGCAGGTAAAGAGAGACCCTCAGAGGATGAATGGGAGGAATTTTCCAAAGATGAGATTGAGGAGGCACAAAGAAGTACCCTCACAGACTATTACCCACTGTTTGATGAAAACACGCTCCTTCTCAAGCACCAATCCATGTCAAGCAAAGACCTAGAGTTAGCTAAAGTAGTAGACTTTTTAACAAATGACTTTGGTGCTAATTCTCTCTCCAAAATGACAGAGTTGAAATGTAAGTATGAGGAGGCGACAAAAAGGGAaggggaggaaaaacaaaaacgtgTTCTTAAACCATCTATGTCGATACAAGAGCACAAACTCAAAATGCCTCCACCAGTCTCAGGCATGCTCAGATCTCCCTCAGAGAAGGACCTAAGCAAACTTGCTGAGTCATATCAGGGGTCTGAGACTATTTTGGAATCACCTGAGGACCTGTCTCATGAGCAGGATAAAAGTCCCCTGTCAGACAGCGGGTTTGAGACCAGGAGTGAAAAGACACCCTCTGCTCCTCAGAGTGCAGAGAGCACAGGACCTAAGCCCTTATTCACAGATTCACCCATCCCTCCCTGTGTGACTGAGACCAGGACTGAAGTGGTCCACATTAGGAGCTATGAGCAGCCTGACGATCCTTGTGAGCCTCTCCTGATGGAGGAGGCAGCATCTGCCCCTCCTTCTATAGAGCCAGATCCAGCTTCAATAAGCTCTACCAAAGCCCTACAGATGAAAATGCCGGAAGAGGACTCCATGATGAACAAAAGTGTGTGTCTTAAAGAGGAAACTCATATCACCACTACCACTAGAATGGTGTATCACAAGCCACAACTGACTGATGGCGCAGAGATTAGAGAGGAGGGTATGTCGGTCAGTGATATCATGAAAGCTTTCCAGTCAGGTAGGGACCCATCTAAAGAACTGGCAGGCCTTTTTGAACACAAGGCTAGCCAGGATTCTGTCAAAGGTGATGAGCTGACTCCTAGATTTCTAGATAGAGACATTAAATCCAAACCTAAAGTCGAGAGGATAATTGAGGTTCATATCGAAAAGGGCCACAGCACAACAGAGCCAACTGAGGTTATTATCAGGGAAACCAAAAAACACCCTGAGCTTTATGTCTACAAGGGGGACCGTGGAATTAGGGAACTTACTGATTACGATGAGGCCcaacaggaagaagaggagctCACTGCTGAAGAATCCCTGCCCTCCTTCCTAGAAACATCTCGCGTTAACACCCCAGTGTCACAGGAGGAAGACAGTCGCCCAAGTTCTGCTCAATTGATGGCAGATGATTCATATAAAGCCCTGAAACTGTTGAGCCAGCACTCTATAGAGTACTGTGATGATGAGCTGTCAGAGATCAGAGGCGAGTCGTATAGGTTTGCTGAGAAAATGCTACTGTCAGAGAAACTTGATGTGTCTTCAATGTCTCACTCTGACACAGAGGATTCAGCAATGATGACTGACAAGAGCCGGCACCTAATTCATGAGGAGAATGGTAGCCGTGGCGCTGAGAGCATGAGTCAGCAGCAAGGAAGCCCCAAAAGAGAGTTTGTCTCCAAGTCATCAAAAGATGGGTCCCCTAAATCTGGTAAATTCTTGCACAGGGAGGAACCATCTCCGTTTGATAAAGTGACAGTGCTCCATTACTCCACAGATCAGGGCAGCCCCAAGCATGCTGTTTGGATGCGATTTACAGAGGATAAACATGACAGAAGCAGGGATAAGCTCCTTTATGAGGATAGGGTGGACCAAACTGTAAAGGAAGCTGAAGAAAAACTCTGTGAGGTATCTCAGTTCTTCCGTGACAAAACAGAGAAGCTCAATGATGAGTTGCAGTCCCCTGAGAAAAAGCCAATGAGACGAGAGGTAAAGGAACCCAGATCCTGGCCTAGCTCAGCATGCAGTAGCCCTGAGAAAACGCAGCAGAAATCTAAGGCAGGAGAAGAGGTGTTCAGTAAAAGCAAACTCAGGGAGCCTTCggttgttaaaatgtttgggAGCACCCcaacaactgaaaagaaaagctctAGCTTACCAAGCAGCCCCCAGAAGAGCGTTCTCTCTCATACCAGTGACgataaaattaaacaacaaactaAGACAAGTGAATCTGCACCCTCTTCTCCTGCTCATGTAAAATCAACATCGAAAGTCAGTGCTGTGAGGATGAAGTTTGAATCTGAGGCTCAGAAACAAAGTCAGTCTAGTCCAACCAAAGTTCCTCCTCCAGTGCAGCCAAAACCTTCAATAAAGAAATTACAGGAGAGCAAACTTCCCGTTTATCAGTTTTTTGCAGGAGGAAAAGCATCAAAAGTGTCTGAAGCATCAGAAGATGAAACCTTTAAAAAGGATGTTGAGCAGGATAAATGTGATGCCACAGACAGCAGTAAACCTGCTGTGATATCAACATCCAAAGCCCCAAAACATATAGGAGAAAAACTGCCGAACAAAAATATCCCAGAGGCCTCGTTGCGAAGACCAATTAGTGAAACTGAGAATGACAAAGCAACTGCTAAAGGGAAAGATGTCCATTCCAGTGTTACTCAGGAATTTAAAGAAAGCAATAAAGTCCAGAAAGTTCAGACATCTATTGTTCATGATGCTGTTAGATTACTAGAGAAAGAGAGTGATGCTAAAAAATAccaacaaattacaaaaagtgAGTCTGCTTCCAAAGAAGTAATAGCTGAGCTGCCCAAAAAAGATGGCGAGGAACCACTAAACAAAAATctcagaaaaaagacagaatctCAAATTCCTATAAGAACAGCATCCTCTACTTTAGATAATGACCtcacaaagaaacagacaatAATTAAACCTTCACAGATACCTACATTATCTAAAAGCAAAATACAGATGAGTCTTGAGACAACCCCagcaaaaacagatgaaaatctAACCTTTGAAATTCTAGATAATGCACCCAAAGACTCCAACTCCAATAATCTTCCTAGCCCTAGAGAAATGCTGGAAAATGTCATAAACCCTCCAGCTGCTACAACAACCAAAGAGAACTTCAAGGGCATCAAAACATTACCTGTTTATGTCGGTGTTCAGGtgggcaggcaggcagagagggaggccAAAGGAGCACTGTACACAGTCAAACAGAAATCAAACTCAGCAATCAGCCCCATAAGCCCAGATGATGACACACTAGAACAGGTGTCTTTCATAGACAGCTCAGGGAAAAGCCCCCTTACACCAGAGACCCCCAGCTCTGAGGAAGTCAGCTATGACCTCACAGTCAGGACACCTGATGGCTTTATGGGATTCATGCCAGGGAAACCCAGTCCCATCCTGGAGGTATCTGAGGAATCAGAGGAGGATGACCAAGGcaaagtttttttctcttttaaagaGGCCCTGCCAGAAAGGAAAACTGATATTCATGCCACCCAAGCAGACCTTGCTAATGCTAATAAGcaagaaacagaaatgaatgataACCTGCAGGAATTAACAAATAGATTCAATCAGCAAGTAACAACAGCCAATGGCGAGTATGAGGAAATTACAGGCCAGGAGCATCAAGAAGTTTCAAAAGACAAAGGTATCGCATATATTGAattccctccccctcctcctctggacTCAGCTTCAGAAATTTCAGACCCAGAAAGGAAAGGTTCCTGTGCCTCttcagagactgagacagaaatgATGGAAGTAAACTTACAGGAAGAACACGACAGGTATCTGCTGACTGAGCCAATTATACGAATCCAACCCCCTTCCCCGGTGCCTCCTGGGGAAGATGACAGTCAGTCAAACGGTGATgaaggagatgatgatgagtcaATCTTTCAACCAATTCCTTGCAAGAAATTTACTTTCAAAGTtcctgaggaggaagaggaaaagaagaaagataagGAAAAGGCGACTAAAtccaaaaaacatgacaaaaatggAAACAACAAAGAACTTAATGGTGGGACCAATGGCTCCAATGGTTCTTATGGCTCCAATGGCTCCAATGGTTCCAATGGTTCTAATGACAAAGGAGAGGACTATGAATAtgaacaaaatggaaatgatcAATCGATAACAGACTGTTCAATAGCCACAACAGCTGAATTTTCTCATGACACAGATGCAACGGAGATAGACTCCCTAGATGGATATGAACTtcaggatgaggatgatggcCTGTGTGAGCAGGCAGATTTACGGTTGTTTGGTCTTCCAGACAGCCGAAGAGATGTCTGGGCAACAGACACTTTTAGGTCCACTGACCGCTCTTTTCCCCAGACCAAACTTGAAGTTATTGAAGAGGAGAAAACCCCAGAAGAATGTCAAAAGGACACTTTCAAAAAAGATACCCCTTCAAATGGTGGTAAACCTGATGCTGTTAGTAAAGATGGGGTTACAAGTCAGGAACAAAAACCCTCAGATAAAGAGGGATTTTCAGACACTTACTTTAGTTATAAGTTAGAGGAGGAGTTTAACTCTCCCTTTAAGACTGTTGCCACTAAAGGGCTGGACTTTGACCCCTGGTCCAGTAAAGGTGGAGAAGAAGATATCGTTGACATGGGAGGGACACGGGGAAGCAATGGTGAGCCTAAGCCTTTTGGACTAGCAGTGGACGAACAGTCTCAGGCTACGACACCAGACACTACCCCAGCCCGAACACCAACAGACGATAGTACGCCGACAAGCGAGCCAAATCCATTCCCCTTCCATGAAGGGAAGATGTTTGAGATGACACGCAGTGGTGCGATTGACATGAGCAAGAGGGACATGGTGGAGGAGAGGCTCCAGTTTTTTCAGATTGGTGAGCATTACTACTCGGCGGGCAGGTACAGTGTCAGAGAATCAGAGGTAGACGCCTCCTCACAACACAGGGATCAGTTTAGTACTCAGGATCCCACAGATACCTCAATAGTTCCTCAAGTCTCCATTCAGACTACCACTGTCCAGTTAGAAATATCAAATATGGCTGGCAGTTACAGCACATGCAGAGACTCAACTTCTAACACTGAGCCTTCATTCTCCACTTTTAGAACAGGATTCAAGTTGTCATCTGATAAAACTTATGATGCATCAAATAACAGTTCTAAATGTAGAACAACAGGCACCTTTGATAATATAACCTCAGGATCAACTGTAGATAGTTCTTACTCTGTAACCTCAAACTACACAGATTGTGCTAATTTGAATACATCAGGCATGACAGATTATTATTCAAATCACAGAATTCCTTCAGGTATGTCCAAACAGAACGACCATTTGGATTGGATCTCAAAAAATCAGAACACTTGTTACCAAAGCACAGATCATTCTTTCGCACCTTCACAACAGATAAGCAATCCCCAAACATGGAGCAGCAATACCAGTAGCAACATCCCTGTTTCCCATTATGTCCATTCAGATGTCGCTCAGGCTGGCAGTATTGTGTTTAACATGTTGTCCTCCTCGGGACTGCAGGAGATCAGCAGGATAGAGGCGTCCTTCAACCAGCTAGAGGTGAACAGCAGGGAAGGCAGGGTTTGTCCtaatgtagcaataacaaacaCGGCAGCCAAAGAGGTCAAACCCCAGATATGCAAGTCCAGGTTACCAGTGAGGGTGCACAGAAGCAAACTATGCAGCCAAAGTCGAACAATAGTGAAAGACAAGGCACAAGAAAATGCTG comes from the Seriola aureovittata isolate HTS-2021-v1 ecotype China chromosome 21, ASM2101889v1, whole genome shotgun sequence genome and includes:
- the LOC130162078 gene encoding ankyrin-3-like isoform X26 — translated: MAHAASQLKKKADENLNAAEDEKEKKKARKRSREVKKKTDVNACYLRAARAGNLEKALDYLKNGVDINICNQNGLNALHLASKEGHVEVVAELIKQGANVDAATKKGNTALHIASLAGQSEVVKELVTHGANVNAQSQNGFTPLYMAAQENHLEVVQFLLDNGSSQSIATEDGFTPLAVALQQGHDQVVSLLLENDTKGKVRLPALHIAARKDDTKAAALLLQNDHNADVESKMMVNRTTESGFTPLHIAAHYGNINVATLLLNRGAAVDFKARNDITPLHVASKRGNSNMVRLLLERGAKIDARTKDGLTPLHCGARSGHEQVVEMLLDRGAPILSKTKNGLSPLHMATQGDHLNCVQLLLHHEVPVDDVTNDYLTALHVAAHCGHYKVAKVIVDKKANPNAKALNGFTPLHIACKKNRVKVMELLLKHGASIQAVTESGLTPIHVAAFMGHENIVHQLISHGASPNTSNVRGETALHMAARAGQSNVVRYLVQNGARVDAKAKDDQTPLHISSRLGKQDIVHQLLANGACPDATTNSGYTPLHLAAREGHRDIAAALLDQGASLGITTKKGFTPLHVAAKYGKIEVANLLLQKSAQADAAGKSGLTPLHVAAHYDNQKVALLLLNQGASPHAAAKNGYTPLHIAAKKNQMEITTTLLEYGASTNTVTRQGITPLHLAAQEGNVDIVTLLLARDAPVNMGNKSGLTPLHLAAQEDKVNVAEVLVNQGATIDPETKLGYTPLHVACHYGNVKMVNFLLKNQAKVNAKTKNGYTPLHQASQQGHTHIINLLLHHGASPNELTANGNSALSIARRLGYISVVDTLKVVTEETLTTQTVTEKHKMNVPETMNEVLDMSDDEGDDAMTGDTDKYLAPQDLRELGDDSLPQEGYMGFSVGARSQSPKVSSDRSNTLNRSSFTRDSMMIEEMLAPNKEMMLCKERSFIVEHNKHLAVAKDFDSESLRRYSWTADALDNVNLVSSPIHSGFSSPLPQYDSRFLVSFMVDARGGSMRGSRHNGMRIIIPPRKCTAPTRITCRLVKRHKLASPPPMVEGEGLASRLVEVGPAGAQFLGPVIVEIPHFGSMRGQERELILLRSDNGETWKEHLYDCKTDDLNQLLNGMDEELDSPEELERKRICRIITKDFPQYFAVVSRIRQETNQMGPEGGTLCSRSVPLVQASFPEGALTKKIKVGLQAQPVPDDTVKKILGNRATFSPIVTVEPRRRKFHKPITMTIPVPPLSGEGLTNGYKGDCTPCLRLLCSITGGTSPAQWEDITGTTPLTFVNDCVSFTTNVSARFWLADCHQIPETVALATQLYRELICVPYMAKFVVFAKMNDPVESRLRCFCMTDDKVDKTLEQQENFEEVARSKDIEVLEGRPIYVDCYGNLAPLAKAGQQLVLNFYAFKENRLPFCVKVRDPSQEACGRLTFLKECKTIKGLPQTAVCNLNITLPAVKKEMESDAEDETEKPERRHTFASLALRKRYSYLAEPALKTAVERSTAARTLPAGYPHKPVFPTRPYPPWSTAPITVPGQTRPGVGGSVASTDSPAGSPAASPLKSTWPLSSPSPACPATIKATLGAPPPVPTLSSPVKSISDIVSSSPIRSYRTMPSPIKTVVQQGQYPVQASASLVSSGSPCKPATDPASIKNLASAYTSRTSPLHSISNGPVPERSSAPITAPASPKTPYNMYNANLPFKTALGSTVVTDAVAPNLPSGKSISSLSSLKTSVDSTLSSRGGRTSLSSLSSTGQTTIASSELSMMNGSVSPVKYPSSSSTPSSPSSRLISERSSSLQERIQATTQAATSGVSAAINEAIDSYSVSGYGTLKTQSSSRRSATASSAYGSMRSVVASPSSAVSSNTVTVPVYSLVNVIPETPVKPGPGSLKMALPDSPRPSSSSSSSLSSCVTTSKINSQLKSPPFITPPIIHPTAASNQEILKDVADMKEDLIRMSAILQTDTQTAAKTVQTSNTGTPKETKLEDEEPFTLVEKVKEDLVKVSEILQKDIMSEGKAIAGKERPSEDEWEEFSKDEIEEAQRSTLTDYYPLFDENTLLLKHQSMSSKDLELAKVVDFLTNDFGANSLSKMTELKCKYEEATKREGEEKQKRVLKPSMSIQEHKLKMPPPVSGMLRSPSEKDLSKLAESYQGSETILESPEDLSHEQDKSPLSDSGFETRSEKTPSAPQSAESTGPKPLFTDSPIPPCVTETRTEVVHIRSYEQPDDPCEPLLMEEAASAPPSIEPDPASISSTKALQMKMPEEDSMMNKSVCLKEETHITTTTRMVYHKPQLTDGAEIREEGMSVSDIMKAFQSGRDPSKELAGLFEHKASQDSVKGDELTPRFLDRDIKSKPKVERIIEVHIEKGHSTTEPTEVIIRETKKHPELYVYKGDRGIRELTDYDEAQQEEEELTAEESLPSFLETSRVNTPVSQEEDSRPSSAQLMADDSYKALKLLSQHSIEYCDDELSEIRGESYRFAEKMLLSEKLDVSSMSHSDTEDSAMMTDKSRHLIHEENGSRGAESMSQQQGSPKREFVSKSSKDGSPKSGKFLHREEPSPFDKVTVLHYSTDQGSPKHAVWMRFTEDKHDRSRDKLLYEDRVDQTVKEAEEKLCEVSQFFRDKTEKLNDELQSPEKKPMRREVKEPRSWPSSACSSPEKTQQKSKAGEEVFSKSKLREPSVVKMFGSTPTTEKKSSSLPSSPQKSVLSHTSDDKIKQQTKTSESAPSSPAHVKSTSKVSAVRMKFESEAQKQSQSSPTKVPPPVQPKPSIKKLQESKLPVYQFFAGGKASKVSEASEDETFKKDVEQDKCDATDSSKPAVISTSKAPKHIGEKLPNKNIPEASLRRPISETENDKATAKGKDVHSSVTQEFKESNKVQKVQTSIVHDAVRLLEKESDAKKYQQITKSESASKEVIAELPKKDGEEPLNKNLRKKTESQIPIRTASSTLDNDLTKKQTIIKPSQIPTLSKSKIQMSLETTPAKTDENLTFEILDNAPKDSNSNNLPSPREMLENVINPPAATTTKENFKGIKTLPVYVGVQVGRQAEREAKGALYTVKQKSNSAISPISPDDDTLEQVSFIDSSGKSPLTPETPSSEEVSYDLTVRTPDGFMGFMPGKPSPILEVSEESEEDDQGKVFFSFKEALPERKTDIHATQADLANANKQETEMNDNLQELTNRFNQQVTTANGEYEEITGQEHQEVSKDKGIAYIEFPPPPPLDSASEISDPERKGSCASSETETEMMEVNLQEEHDRYLLTEPIIRIQPPSPVPPGEDDSQSNGDEGDDDESIFQPIPCKKFTFKVPEEEEEKKKDKEKATKSKKHDKNGNNKELNGGTNGSNGSYGSNGSNGSNGSNDKGEDYEYEQNGNDQSITDCSIATTAEFSHDTDATEIDSLDGYELQDEDDGLCEQADLRLFGLPDSRRDVWATDTFRSTDRSFPQTKLEVIEEEKTPEECQKDTFKKDTPSNGGKPDAVSKDGVTSQEQKPSDKEGFSDTYFSYKLEEEFNSPFKTVATKGLDFDPWSSKGGEEDIVDMGGTRGSNGEPKPFGLAVDEQSQATTPDTTPARTPTDDSTPTSEPNPFPFHEGKMFEMTRSGAIDMSKRDMVEERLQFFQIGPQSPCERTDLRMAIVADHLGLSWTELARELDFSVDEINFIRVENPNSLTAQSFMLLKKWVHRDGKNATTDALTAVLTKINRLDIVTLLEGPIFDYGNISGTRCFADDNAVFPDQSDGYHNIDLELQTPTELNYEPPTPLRSDDFFSEGDASLDSPSKTTLTRPSDLSLTQTTSTISSDPLTVAPAPGPCGSVPPIVGAEDTALTTGEKVEDKLVSYERPDNDRRAVEKSGTEELKAGPVVGLERNQKEDAVSDVAQGNGRREEEEEEEEEEEMTQERLQSLLEDIKLEGGLEDEEMTEERVNAILEQVRQAEKVMCSVPGWRGEMSDTIAESSLHGTQEGSPDSMEQPQAQADRQNGGQTDAAWEGKEKEAKKKGSQEDGSTAGPSRGREEGGDRSQHKVQGRVRAEESGSDEETTVTTRVYRRRVILKGEEAKNIPGESVTEEQFTDEDGNLVTRKVIRKVVRRVFNSEERRESESETVTEEGAGAGGVGGGVADAPSAGAAAAAAGGGGGGGGASGGKGKRRGKRSRQGHKAEKSGEEAQRGKNEPGDGANKKQGKRSQS